From the Oscillospiraceae bacterium genome, the window CATTCAGAAGCCGGCGGATTGGGCATACGGCGCAGAATATGAGCTGAGGAAGATTAAGAAAAGCGGTTTCCTCGCTTACGGAGGTCAAGGTTATTTTTTGAGTGAGGCGTTTGGAGGTAAAACGATTGCCATAAAGCCATCATCAAAGGATGGATTCATGAATCTTTTTTACCGTCAGTTTAGAATCGGACGCATCGATCTTAAAGAACGGGCTTTGGTATCACGAAAATGTTATTTGACTGAAGGTGATCCTCGGACATCCGAAGGAAAATCAATCGTACCGTCGATTTCCGGGACATGAAATGTGTAAACCATGTCCTCGGACAAAGTGTAAACTATGTCATACTTGACACGCAGTTCGCCCCTACATTTTACCCTATAATATATCGTTCGGCTTGACAAAACCGCTCAAAAACCGCTATAATAAACCCAATCGGACTGGGGGTTTTGCGGGGGATGAGCGAAGCGGGTGTGTTTCATGTCGGCGGTGACGAGATTTCGGCACAGCGTCGTTTTATGGCTCTTCTGAAGAGCCGAAACGACGCGTTTTTTGTCGAAACCGGACTTCGGCGCCTGGCGTTTGTGCACTCCTACGGCTGCCAGCAGAACGCCGTCGACGGCGAGCGGATTTCCGGAATGCTCGCCGAGTGCGGCTATGTGTTCACCGACGACCCCAAAGCCGCCGACCTCGTGGTCTACAACACCTGCGCGGTGCGCGAAAACGCCGAGGACCGCGTGTTCGGAAACACCGGCGCGCTGCTCGCCTCGAAACGCAAAAATCCCGATAAAATCATCTGCCTTTGCGGCTGCATGATCCAGCAGCCCGAATCGGCGGAGAAGATCAAAAAGCACTTCCCCTATGTCGATATGCTGGTCGGGACCCACGCAGTGCATAAATTTCCGCAGCTGCTTTTCGAAAAACTGCAAAACGGCGGGCATGTGTTCGAGACCCCCGGCGGCGACGGCGTAATCGCCGAAGAGCTGCCGGTCATGCGCTCCGATTCGATCTATGCGGGCGTTTCGGTGATGTACGGGTGCAACAATTTCTGCACCTACTGCGTTGTGCCGAACGTGCGGGGCAGGGAGCGCAGCCGCGAACCCGGGGCGATTCTCTCCGAGGTCGGCGGCCTTGTGCGCGGCGGGTGGAAAGACATCACGCTGCTCGGGCAAAACGTCAACTCCTACGGCAAAAATGACAATAACAAGCCGGATTTTCCGGAGTTGTTCAAACAGTGCTGCACATTCCAGGGCGACTACTGGGTTCGGTTTATGACGAGCCACCCGAAAGACGCGGACGAGGCGCTGTTTGAGGTGATCGCCTCCGAACAGCACGCGGCAAAGCATCTGCATCTGCCGGTGCAGTCGGGTTCGGATGAAATTTTGCGGCGGAT encodes:
- the miaB gene encoding tRNA (N6-isopentenyl adenosine(37)-C2)-methylthiotransferase MiaB translates to MSEAGVFHVGGDEISAQRRFMALLKSRNDAFFVETGLRRLAFVHSYGCQQNAVDGERISGMLAECGYVFTDDPKAADLVVYNTCAVRENAEDRVFGNTGALLASKRKNPDKIICLCGCMIQQPESAEKIKKHFPYVDMLVGTHAVHKFPQLLFEKLQNGGHVFETPGGDGVIAEELPVMRSDSIYAGVSVMYGCNNFCTYCVVPNVRGRERSREPGAILSEVGGLVRGGWKDITLLGQNVNSYGKNDNNKPDFPELFKQCCTFQGDYWVRFMTSHPKDADEALFEVIASEQHAAKHLHLPVQSGSDEILRRMNRRYDAGAYLKKLGAMRKLYPDIALTSDIIVGFPGETENDFQKTLELVEAVRYDSLYMFIYSPRPNTPAAGYENQIPQEEKVERFERLLALQDKIAEQKHKALVGKTLRVLTEQFEQKHKMWSGKDSGVTRVLFAGEENENLRGQFIETEIVSAGRHWVTGRRI